From Elephas maximus indicus isolate mEleMax1 chromosome 1, mEleMax1 primary haplotype, whole genome shotgun sequence, a single genomic window includes:
- the TAGLN3 gene encoding transgelin-3: MANRGPSYGLSREVQEKIEQKYDADLENKLVDWIILQCAEDIEHPPPGRGHFQKWLMDGTVLCKLINSLYPPGQEPIPKISESKMAFKQMEQISQFLKAAETYGVRTTDIFQTVDLWEGKDMAAVQRTLMALGSVAVTKDDGCYRGEPSWFHRKAQQNRRGFSEEQLRQGQNVIGLQMGSNKGASQAGMTGYGMPRQIM; this comes from the exons ATGGCTAACCGGGGCCCGAGCTACGGCTTAAGCCGGGAGGTGCAGGAGAAGATCGAGCAGAAGTACGACGCGGACCTGGAGAACAAGCTGGTGGACTGGATCATCCTGCAGTGCGCCGAGGACATCGAGCACCCGCCCCCGGGCAGGGGGCATTTCCAGAAATGGTTGATGGACGGGACG GTCCTGTGTAAGCTGATCAACAGTTTATACCCACCAGGACAAGAGCCCATTCCAAAGATCTCAGAGTCAAAGATGGCTTTTAAGCAGATGGAGCAAATCTCCCAGTTCCTAAAAGCTGCAGAGACATACGGCGTCAGGACCACGGACATCTTTCAGACGGTGGATCTATGGGAAG GGAAGGACATGGCCGCTGTGCAGAGAACCCTGATGGCTCTAGGGAGTGTTGCAGTCACCAAGGACGATGGCTGCTACCGGGGAGAGCCATCCTGGTTTCACAG GAAAGCCCAGCAGAACCGGAGAGGTTTTTCAGAGGAGCAGCTTCGCCAGGGACAAAACGTAATAGGCCTTCAGATGGGCAGCAACAAGGGAGCGTCCCAGGCGGGCATGACCGGGTACGGGATGCCCAGGCAGATAATGTAA